The Chitinophagaceae bacterium genome window below encodes:
- a CDS encoding universal stress protein has protein sequence MEKLKILIPTDFSVQAEFAYLMVKKLEEKTPVDIHFLHVLNVPDTVTMNAKGEIETCGEIDVKYVVTQKEIAERKLANLKTLYGNEITSHFVLGKVTDAILTFAEINHFDLIVMGTKGSSGIKEKLSGSETQIIARKSKIPLLSLMCDRSDLNIQNILLVHNFSNPAKENLQLMQKLIRAFNTKFHLLQITSGNVEAEKPLVEANMKKFAELNDLVSYQCHLINDKDVEKGVIHFNQMKNMDIICIGTHGKAGLFHHSATEKLINHLFKPIISFHLN, from the coding sequence ATGGAAAAATTAAAAATACTCATACCTACAGATTTTTCTGTGCAGGCAGAATTTGCTTACCTGATGGTAAAAAAACTGGAAGAGAAAACTCCGGTCGATATTCATTTTCTGCATGTATTGAACGTGCCGGACACTGTAACAATGAATGCCAAAGGTGAAATTGAAACATGCGGTGAAATTGATGTAAAATATGTGGTTACTCAAAAAGAAATAGCCGAACGGAAACTGGCGAACCTTAAAACCCTTTATGGAAATGAAATTACCAGTCATTTTGTATTAGGTAAAGTAACGGATGCTATTTTAACCTTTGCTGAAATCAATCACTTTGATTTGATTGTTATGGGTACAAAAGGTTCAAGTGGTATAAAGGAAAAATTATCCGGTTCTGAAACACAGATAATAGCCCGCAAATCAAAGATCCCCTTACTCTCTTTAATGTGCGATCGCTCCGATCTCAACATACAGAACATATTACTTGTGCATAACTTTTCTAACCCCGCCAAAGAAAATCTGCAGTTGATGCAGAAACTGATCAGGGCATTTAACACGAAGTTTCATTTACTTCAAATTACATCAGGAAATGTGGAAGCTGAAAAACCTCTTGTAGAAGCAAACATGAAAAAATTTGCAGAGCTGAATGATTTAGTCAGTTACCAGTGTCATTTAATTAATGATAAAGATGTTGAGAAAGGTGTAATTCACTTTAACCAGATGAAAAATATGGATATCATCTGCATCGGCACGCATGGCAAGGCCGGTCTGTTTCATCATAGTGCAACCGAAAAGCTCATTAATCATCTTTTTAAACCCATCATTTCATTTCACTTAAATTAA
- a CDS encoding rhodanese-like domain-containing protein, protein MKTVSLLSLLLLMSSVIISCSDSSASESNVNSRVVLPQTGKTIIVDVRTSREWVNDGHADCAVNYPLDELSSKIETLKSYDKVVVVCRSGNRANAAKEMLEQSGIGVVENKGAWQNIDCK, encoded by the coding sequence ATGAAAACAGTAAGCTTATTGTCATTGCTGTTGCTGATGTCATCAGTAATAATATCCTGCTCAGACTCTTCTGCATCAGAGAGCAATGTAAACAGCCGTGTAGTTTTACCCCAGACTGGTAAAACTATTATAGTAGATGTTCGTACATCCCGGGAATGGGTTAACGACGGTCATGCTGATTGCGCTGTTAATTATCCGTTAGATGAATTGAGCAGCAAAATTGAAACGCTGAAGTCCTATGATAAAGTAGTTGTGGTATGCCGTAGCGGCAACAGGGCAAATGCGGCCAAAGAAATGCTTGAACAGAGCGGTATCGGAGTTGTTGAAAATAAAGGTGCCTGGCAAAATATTGATTGCAAATAA
- a CDS encoding rhodanese-like domain-containing protein, protein MSIFQNLFGGGQTPDLKTIIEQGAFLVDVRGTGEFAQGSVPGAVNIPLDSLTSQLSKFKDKENIIVFCRSGNRSGQAKLLLEENGFQNVVNGGTWENVNQFVL, encoded by the coding sequence ATGAGCATCTTTCAAAATTTATTTGGTGGCGGACAAACCCCGGATTTAAAAACCATTATCGAACAGGGTGCCTTTTTAGTAGATGTAAGAGGAACTGGAGAGTTTGCACAAGGCAGTGTGCCGGGAGCAGTTAATATTCCTCTGGACTCATTGACATCACAACTGTCAAAATTTAAAGACAAAGAAAATATTATTGTGTTTTGCAGAAGTGGTAACCGAAGCGGACAGGCTAAATTACTCCTGGAGGAAAACGGCTTTCAAAATGTGGTTAACGGCGGCACCTGGGAAAATGTAAATCAATTTGTACTATGA
- a CDS encoding DUF202 domain-containing protein has translation MDIQSQNIFNKDLILRERLAIERTAMANDATLLAFIRTSLYFSIAGMSINRLLNISYGLLIETVFWAVAFFILAFGILKYLKQKKSLKDSEKHIGDYKLIRESE, from the coding sequence ATGGATATACAATCGCAAAATATTTTCAATAAAGACCTCATTCTCCGTGAGCGGTTAGCTATTGAAAGAACTGCAATGGCAAATGACGCCACTTTATTAGCCTTTATCCGTACTTCTCTGTATTTCTCAATAGCAGGCATGAGTATAAACAGATTGCTGAATATAAGTTACGGGTTACTGATTGAAACAGTTTTTTGGGCAGTTGCATTTTTTATTCTGGCATTTGGTATACTTAAATACCTGAAACAGAAAAAAAGCCTGAAGGATAGTGAAAAACACATTGGCGATTATAAGTTGATCCGGGAGTCTGAATGA
- a CDS encoding MBL fold metallo-hydrolase: MTVEQIYTGCLAQGAYYITSNGEAAIIDPLRETKPYIDRLQKDGVTLKYIFETHFHADFVSGHVDLSNKTKAPIVYGPNANPEFESIVAKDGDIFKVGNVTIKALHTPGHTMESTTYLLKDENKKDYCIFSGDTLFLGDVGRPDLAQKVAHLTQEELAGLLYESLNNKIMPLADDVIVYPAHGAGSACGKNMMKETVDSLANQKRMNYPLNQQDKAAFVKAVTDGLLPQPSYFGMNVAMNKKGYESFDIVLNNGLRALSAQAFEIAADQTGALILDTRENTVFYKGFIPQSINIGLNGDFAPWVGTLIADVNQPILLVTDEDKEEEAVTRISRVGFDNIIGHLKGGFKTWLDSGNQVDVIERITAGEFARTITIGEDKIIDVRKESEYAAEHVEEAYNRPLAYINDWVKDINPDEHFFLYCAGGYRSMIASSILQARGYRNFTEIDGGFKAISSTGVPKTTYVCQSKLMKA; encoded by the coding sequence ATGACTGTAGAACAAATTTATACCGGATGTTTAGCACAGGGAGCGTATTATATTACATCAAATGGAGAAGCTGCTATTATTGACCCTCTTCGTGAAACCAAACCCTATATAGACAGGCTTCAGAAAGACGGAGTTACCTTAAAGTATATTTTCGAAACACATTTTCACGCCGATTTCGTAAGCGGGCATGTGGACTTAAGTAACAAAACAAAAGCGCCGATTGTGTACGGCCCGAATGCAAACCCTGAATTTGAATCAATTGTTGCAAAAGATGGCGACATTTTTAAAGTAGGTAATGTTACAATTAAAGCATTACATACACCGGGACATACAATGGAAAGTACTACCTACCTGTTGAAAGATGAAAACAAAAAGGATTACTGTATTTTCAGTGGAGATACATTATTTCTTGGTGATGTTGGTCGCCCGGATTTAGCACAAAAAGTTGCACACCTTACGCAGGAAGAACTGGCCGGTTTACTGTATGAAAGTTTAAATAATAAAATAATGCCTTTAGCCGATGATGTGATTGTTTATCCTGCGCATGGAGCTGGCAGTGCCTGCGGAAAAAACATGATGAAAGAAACTGTAGACTCATTGGCCAATCAAAAAAGAATGAACTACCCTTTAAACCAGCAAGACAAAGCAGCATTTGTGAAAGCAGTAACAGACGGGCTGCTTCCCCAACCCTCGTACTTTGGAATGAACGTAGCAATGAATAAAAAAGGTTATGAAAGTTTTGATATTGTTTTAAACAATGGTTTAAGAGCACTGTCGGCTCAGGCATTTGAAATAGCTGCTGATCAAACAGGAGCTTTAATTCTTGATACCAGAGAGAATACGGTTTTCTATAAAGGCTTTATCCCACAATCCATTAATATTGGACTGAACGGCGATTTTGCTCCCTGGGTTGGTACTCTGATTGCAGATGTTAATCAACCAATATTATTGGTGACTGATGAAGACAAAGAAGAAGAAGCAGTAACACGCATAAGCCGGGTGGGTTTCGACAATATTATCGGGCATTTAAAGGGTGGATTTAAAACATGGCTGGATTCAGGTAATCAGGTTGATGTTATAGAAAGAATCACTGCCGGAGAATTTGCCAGAACAATCACAATAGGAGAAGATAAAATAATTGATGTTCGTAAAGAATCAGAATATGCTGCCGAACATGTAGAAGAAGCATACAACAGGCCATTGGCATATATCAATGATTGGGTAAAAGATATTAATCCGGATGAGCATTTCTTTCTGTATTGTGCAGGAGGTTACCGCAGTATGATAGCATCATCCATATTACAGGCCCGTGGCTACAGAAACTTTACTGAAATTGATGGAGGCTTTAAAGCTATCAGCAGTACAGGTGTTCCTAAAACAACCTATGTATGTCAGAGTAAATTAATGAAGGCTTAA
- a CDS encoding MBL fold metallo-hydrolase: MFFQHIYDKSLAQASYFIGCQKAGVAAVIDAKRDVDTYLEIAKANNMKITHIFETHIHADFLAGSRELAKLTGAELYLSDEGGTGWEYEFPHVGVKDGDKIKIGNLTIEVMHTPGHTPESISFLLTDNPASTKPVMLFTGDFVFVGDIGRPDLLEKAAGITGTADAGALQMYNSINKFNALPDYIQVWPGHGAGSACGKALGAVPSTTVGYEKERNWAFQYADDEKGFVKYLLADQPEPPKYFAMMKKLNKVDRPLLTEVPKLKQLSVVELKGAMAQGIKLIDARMKTDFAAGYIPGSINIQGNNSFGTWSGWFLKYDEQFILLADEAQLDDLTRKLMRIGLDNIYGYIPSTAVWTEAGGNLQKADVISLEETKQLIQNNGVQVVDLRGVAEFNAGHIAKAENIFVGTLTDNLDKISKDKKVIIHCQGGDRSSIAYSLLAKNGYTNVTNFSGGINEWVNKGEPVIS, encoded by the coding sequence ATGTTTTTTCAGCACATTTACGACAAAAGCTTAGCCCAGGCAAGTTATTTCATTGGCTGCCAGAAAGCTGGTGTTGCGGCTGTTATTGATGCAAAACGGGATGTAGATACTTATCTCGAAATTGCAAAAGCCAATAACATGAAGATTACCCACATTTTTGAAACCCATATTCATGCTGATTTCCTGGCAGGTTCAAGGGAACTGGCTAAGTTGACTGGTGCTGAATTATACCTTTCAGATGAAGGTGGTACTGGATGGGAATATGAATTTCCGCATGTTGGCGTAAAGGATGGAGATAAAATTAAAATTGGCAACCTTACCATTGAAGTAATGCATACTCCCGGTCATACACCTGAAAGTATCAGTTTTTTATTAACAGATAATCCTGCCAGCACAAAACCGGTAATGCTGTTTACAGGCGACTTTGTATTTGTTGGTGATATTGGCCGTCCGGATCTTCTTGAGAAAGCAGCTGGAATTACCGGTACTGCAGATGCAGGTGCATTACAAATGTATAATTCAATTAATAAATTTAATGCTCTTCCAGATTATATACAGGTATGGCCCGGACATGGTGCAGGCTCAGCTTGCGGCAAAGCATTAGGCGCTGTGCCCAGTACAACTGTTGGGTACGAAAAAGAAAGAAACTGGGCATTCCAGTACGCTGATGATGAAAAAGGATTTGTAAAGTATTTATTGGCCGACCAGCCAGAGCCGCCTAAGTATTTTGCCATGATGAAGAAGCTCAATAAAGTTGACCGTCCATTACTGACAGAAGTACCAAAATTAAAACAACTCTCAGTAGTTGAATTAAAAGGAGCAATGGCACAGGGTATTAAGTTGATTGATGCAAGAATGAAAACAGATTTTGCAGCAGGCTATATTCCCGGAAGTATTAACATACAGGGCAACAATTCATTTGGTACATGGTCGGGCTGGTTTTTAAAATATGATGAACAGTTTATTCTGTTAGCTGATGAAGCACAGTTAGATGACCTTACCAGGAAACTGATGCGTATTGGCTTAGATAATATTTATGGTTATATACCCTCAACCGCAGTATGGACAGAAGCTGGCGGCAACTTACAAAAAGCCGATGTTATTTCGTTAGAGGAAACAAAACAACTCATCCAAAACAACGGCGTACAGGTTGTAGATTTAAGAGGGGTGGCTGAATTTAATGCCGGCCATATTGCAAAGGCAGAAAATATATTTGTAGGTACGCTGACTGATAATCTGGACAAAATAAGTAAAGATAAAAAAGTAATTATCCATTGCCAGGGAGGCGACAGATCTTCAATTGCTTACTCACTTTTGGCAAAGAATGGTTATACCAATGTTACAAATTTTTCCGGTGGTATAAATGAATGGGTGAATAAAGGAGAGCCGGTTATTTCATAA
- a CDS encoding sulfite exporter TauE/SafE family protein: MEILGYALAAIVGVSLGLIGSGGSILTVPILVYVMAVNPVLATAYSLFIVGSTALVGGIQSAVQKRVDFKTVFIFGIPSIAAVYATRMWLVPFIPNELFSIGSLVITKSIALMLLFAAVMIVASVTMIRPGKNKETDENTPLSYNYPMILLEGTVVGILTGLVGAGGGFLIIPALVLLARMPMKLAVGTSLFIIAAKSLIGFIGDLQGSQVIEWKLLGGFTVFAVIGIFIGIVLSKKIPGENLKKAFGWFVLLMGIYIFIKEIFFPAVGGH; this comes from the coding sequence ATGGAAATATTAGGTTATGCGTTAGCAGCTATTGTAGGTGTGTCTTTAGGATTAATTGGCAGTGGGGGATCTATTTTAACTGTTCCTATTTTAGTTTATGTAATGGCTGTTAACCCTGTGCTGGCTACCGCCTATTCATTGTTTATTGTTGGCTCTACTGCATTGGTAGGTGGTATACAAAGTGCTGTGCAGAAAAGAGTGGATTTTAAAACCGTATTTATATTTGGCATTCCTTCGATTGCTGCGGTGTATGCCACACGTATGTGGCTTGTACCATTCATACCAAATGAACTTTTCTCAATCGGTTCATTGGTTATTACAAAATCAATTGCATTGATGCTGTTGTTTGCTGCAGTTATGATTGTTGCCTCTGTTACAATGATCAGGCCGGGCAAGAATAAAGAAACGGATGAAAATACACCCCTGTCATATAATTATCCAATGATATTGCTGGAAGGAACTGTTGTTGGTATACTTACGGGCCTGGTCGGTGCAGGTGGTGGTTTTTTAATTATCCCTGCCCTGGTGTTACTTGCACGTATGCCGATGAAGTTAGCAGTGGGTACATCCCTTTTTATCATAGCCGCAAAATCATTAATTGGTTTTATTGGTGATTTGCAGGGAAGCCAGGTTATTGAATGGAAACTGTTAGGAGGATTTACGGTCTTTGCTGTGATAGGTATTTTTATCGGGATAGTTCTGTCAAAGAAAATACCCGGAGAAAACCTAAAGAAAGCATTTGGATGGTTTGTATTGCTGATGGGGATTTATATTTTTATTAAAGAAATATTTTTCCCAGCTGTTGGAGGACATTAA
- a CDS encoding DUF3365 domain-containing protein — MKKDADGNTHFFKPILVQSMCLNCHGDLQAQIKPETLKAIQQFYPNDMAIGYKEGDLRGMWHLVFRQK; from the coding sequence TTGAAAAAAGATGCTGACGGCAACACACATTTTTTTAAACCCATACTGGTACAGTCAATGTGCCTTAACTGTCATGGTGATTTACAGGCACAGATAAAACCTGAAACCTTAAAAGCTATTCAGCAGTTTTATCCCAACGATATGGCTATCGGTTATAAAGAAGGCGATTTGAGAGGTATGTGGCATTTGGTGTTTCGGCAAAAGTGA
- the thrS gene encoding threonine--tRNA ligase — protein MMKICFPDGAVREYEKGSSAMDIAKSISEGLARKILAANVNGQVWDLSRPINEDANLQLLTWDDAAGKNTFWHSSAHLMAEAVETLFPGVKFWVGPALEKGFYYDMDLGDKKMNEEDLLLLEKKMNELAKKNNPYQRKEISKADAVKYFSDKGEEYKLDLLQNLEDGGITFYSQGGFTDLCRGPHIPHTGFIKAIKLTSIAGAYWKGDEKNKQLTRVYGVTFPSQKELDEYLAMLEEAKKRDHRKLGKELGIYTMDDDVGQGLPLWMPNGTIIIEELESLAKETESAGGYKRVVTPHIAKESMYLTSGHLPYYADSMFPPMEMDGEKYYLKAMNCPHHHKIFDAEPKSYKDLPYRIAEYGTCYRYEQSGELFGLMRVRCLHMNDAHIYCSHEDFAQEFRAVNDMYLKYFKIFGIDKYVMRLSLHDPAKLGQKYVNEPELWKSTEELVRKVLIDSNIPYVEVQDEAAFYGPKIDVQIWSIIGREFTLATNQVDFNSGNKFKLSYTNQNNQPEVPLIIHRAPLGTHERFIGFLLEHYAGKFPLWLAPLQVKILPISDKFLDYAKTLLLKLKKADIRAEIDDRSEKIGKKIRDTELARVPYMLVVGEKEVNEGKVSVRKQGKGDAGTFEVDAFIAAAVEEIKERKSE, from the coding sequence ATGATGAAGATATGTTTTCCTGATGGCGCTGTAAGGGAGTATGAAAAAGGAAGTTCAGCCATGGACATTGCTAAATCAATCAGCGAAGGATTGGCAAGAAAGATTTTGGCTGCAAATGTAAACGGACAGGTATGGGACCTGAGCCGTCCTATCAATGAAGATGCAAATCTGCAGTTATTAACGTGGGATGATGCAGCAGGAAAGAATACGTTCTGGCATTCCAGTGCTCACCTTATGGCTGAAGCAGTTGAAACCTTATTCCCCGGTGTGAAATTCTGGGTAGGGCCTGCTTTGGAAAAAGGCTTCTACTATGATATGGATCTCGGCGATAAAAAGATGAACGAGGAAGATTTGTTGTTACTGGAAAAGAAGATGAATGAACTGGCGAAGAAGAACAATCCTTATCAGCGTAAAGAAATATCAAAAGCAGATGCTGTAAAATACTTTAGCGATAAAGGGGAGGAATACAAATTAGATTTATTGCAAAATCTGGAAGATGGCGGTATTACATTTTACTCACAGGGAGGTTTTACCGATCTCTGCCGTGGGCCGCATATTCCGCATACAGGTTTTATCAAAGCCATCAAGTTAACTTCTATTGCAGGTGCATACTGGAAAGGCGATGAAAAAAATAAACAGTTAACCCGTGTGTATGGTGTAACCTTTCCTTCTCAAAAAGAACTGGATGAATATCTTGCTATGCTTGAAGAAGCAAAGAAAAGAGATCACCGTAAACTTGGAAAAGAGCTGGGTATCTATACCATGGATGATGATGTGGGACAGGGTCTGCCTTTGTGGATGCCCAATGGTACCATTATTATTGAAGAGCTGGAAAGCCTGGCAAAAGAAACTGAAAGTGCCGGTGGATATAAGCGTGTGGTTACTCCGCATATTGCGAAAGAGAGTATGTATTTAACCAGCGGTCACTTGCCTTATTATGCCGACAGTATGTTTCCACCAATGGAAATGGATGGCGAGAAATATTATTTGAAAGCCATGAACTGCCCGCATCATCATAAGATTTTTGATGCTGAACCAAAGAGCTATAAAGATCTTCCTTACCGCATTGCTGAATACGGTACCTGTTACCGTTATGAGCAGAGTGGAGAATTGTTTGGGTTGATGCGAGTACGCTGTCTGCACATGAACGATGCACATATTTACTGCAGTCATGAAGACTTTGCACAGGAATTCCGTGCAGTGAATGATATGTACCTGAAATATTTCAAGATCTTCGGTATTGATAAATATGTGATGCGTTTGAGTTTGCATGATCCTGCCAAGCTTGGTCAGAAATATGTAAACGAACCTGAACTCTGGAAAAGCACAGAAGAGTTGGTGAGGAAAGTGCTTATAGATTCCAACATTCCTTATGTGGAAGTACAGGATGAAGCTGCTTTCTATGGTCCGAAGATTGATGTACAGATCTGGAGCATTATTGGCCGTGAGTTTACCCTGGCTACCAACCAGGTTGATTTCAACAGCGGTAACAAGTTCAAACTCAGTTATACCAATCAAAATAATCAGCCGGAAGTGCCATTGATCATTCACCGTGCTCCATTAGGAACACACGAACGTTTCATTGGATTTTTGCTGGAACATTATGCCGGGAAGTTCCCGTTATGGCTGGCGCCATTGCAGGTGAAAATTCTGCCTATCAGTGACAAGTTTCTGGATTATGCAAAAACACTGTTGCTGAAACTGAAAAAAGCTGATATTCGTGCTGAAATTGACGACCGCAGCGAAAAGATTGGAAAGAAGATCAGGGATACCGAGCTGGCAAGAGTTCCTTATATGCTGGTAGTGGGAGAGAAAGAAGTGAATGAAGGAAAGGTATCGGTTCGCAAACAGGGTAAAGGTGATGCCGGAACATTTGAAGTGGATGCCTTTATTGCAGCAGCGGTTGAAGAGATCAAAGAACGAAAGTCGGAATAA
- a CDS encoding translation initiation factor IF-3 codes for MAFPSRPPRGRFMPRKEPEHRINHMIRVPEVRLVGENIEVGVYPTQKALQIAQELGLDLVEISPQAVPPVCKAIDYNKFLYEKKKKEKEMKSKSKSAELKEIRFTPNTDDHDFDFKAKHAENFLKDGNKVKAYVQFKGRAIQFKERGELVLLKFAERLKDAGQVEGLPKLEGKRMLMIIAPKTAKKKKKTAE; via the coding sequence ATGGCATTTCCATCAAGACCTCCAAGGGGACGATTTATGCCCCGAAAGGAACCAGAGCATCGCATCAACCACATGATCCGTGTACCGGAAGTTCGATTGGTTGGCGAGAACATTGAAGTTGGTGTTTATCCCACTCAAAAAGCATTACAGATTGCACAGGAATTAGGATTGGATCTTGTAGAGATTTCTCCGCAGGCCGTTCCGCCCGTTTGTAAAGCCATTGATTATAACAAGTTCCTTTACGAAAAGAAGAAGAAGGAAAAGGAAATGAAGTCGAAAAGTAAATCGGCTGAATTAAAAGAAATTCGTTTTACTCCCAATACAGATGATCATGACTTTGATTTTAAAGCAAAGCATGCGGAGAACTTTCTGAAAGACGGCAACAAGGTTAAAGCCTATGTTCAGTTTAAAGGAAGGGCAATTCAGTTCAAGGAAAGAGGGGAGCTGGTATTGCTGAAATTTGCCGAGCGTTTGAAAGATGCCGGGCAGGTTGAAGGCTTACCCAAGCTGGAAGGAAAGCGAATGCTGATGATCATTGCGCCGAAAACAGCGAAGAAGAAAAAGAAAACTGCAGAATAA
- the rpmI gene encoding 50S ribosomal protein L35 produces MPKVKTNSRAKKRFKVTGTGKIMHQKSFKRHILTKKSKKRKRNMRMDGEVAQSHVHFVKRLLRLK; encoded by the coding sequence ATGCCAAAGGTAAAAACCAATTCGAGAGCCAAAAAAAGGTTTAAAGTAACCGGCACCGGTAAGATCATGCATCAGAAGAGTTTCAAACGTCACATCCTCACAAAAAAATCAAAGAAACGCAAGCGTAACATGCGTATGGACGGAGAAGTTGCACAATCTCATGTTCACTTTGTAAAACGTTTATTGCGTCTTAAATAA
- the rplT gene encoding 50S ribosomal protein L20: MPRSVNAVASKARRKRILKQAKGFYGKRKNVYTVAKNVVEKGMTYSYVGRKLKKREYRRLWIARINAAVREEGMTYSQFINILKVKNIDLDRKILADMAMNEPESFKKLVASVK, from the coding sequence ATGCCCCGTTCAGTAAATGCAGTTGCGTCAAAAGCACGCCGCAAAAGAATTCTCAAGCAAGCCAAAGGCTTTTATGGTAAACGAAAAAACGTTTATACCGTTGCTAAAAACGTAGTGGAAAAAGGTATGACCTACAGTTATGTTGGTCGTAAACTCAAAAAGAGAGAATACCGCCGTCTCTGGATTGCACGTATCAACGCTGCAGTAAGAGAAGAAGGTATGACTTACTCTCAGTTCATCAACATCCTGAAAGTTAAGAACATTGATCTTGACCGTAAGATCCTTGCCGATATGGCAATGAACGAACCTGAAAGCTTCAAGAAGCTGGTTGCGTCAGTAAAGTAA
- a CDS encoding arginine decarboxylase yields MSNSTYTDLVHQTFNFPQEGFEVKDNYLQFNGLNLKALIDKYGTPMKLTYLPKIGMQIKKAKKMFETAFKKHKYEGKYFYCYCTKSSHFSFIVEEALKHEIHLETSFAYDIEIINKLYQKKKITKDIQIICNGYKQKSYVARIAKLLNTGFKNVTPILDNTDELQMYKRTVKVPFKLGIRVAAEEEPTFPFYTSRLGIRARDILEFYVDKIEGNEDRFQLKMLHIFLNKGIKDDIYYWSELNKVVNLYCQLKKICPELDSINIGGGFPIKHSLGFEYDYQFMINEITGTIKKTCKKAGVPMPNIYTEFGSFTVGESMAHIYSVLGQKTQNDRENWYMIDSSFITTLPDTWGIGEKFLMLPINKWDNDYQRVVLGGITCDSHDYYDSEEHINEVFLPKLNGESPESLYVGFFHTGAYQDQISGYGGIKHCMIPSPKHIIVGQDKNGKLVDWVYAKEQTAQSMLKILGY; encoded by the coding sequence TTGTCCAATAGTACTTACACCGACCTGGTGCATCAAACCTTCAATTTTCCACAGGAAGGATTTGAGGTAAAAGACAACTACCTGCAGTTTAACGGGCTTAACCTGAAAGCTCTTATTGACAAATACGGTACGCCTATGAAGCTTACTTATCTGCCCAAGATCGGGATGCAGATTAAGAAGGCGAAAAAGATGTTTGAAACTGCATTTAAGAAACATAAGTATGAGGGAAAGTATTTCTATTGCTACTGTACCAAAAGCAGCCACTTTTCATTTATCGTAGAAGAAGCACTGAAGCATGAGATTCATCTCGAAACTTCTTTTGCTTATGATATTGAAATCATCAATAAACTCTACCAGAAAAAGAAGATCACTAAAGATATCCAGATCATTTGTAACGGCTACAAGCAAAAAAGCTATGTAGCAAGAATAGCAAAACTGCTGAATACAGGCTTTAAAAATGTAACACCCATTCTTGACAATACAGATGAGTTACAGATGTATAAACGAACAGTGAAAGTGCCATTTAAACTGGGTATCCGTGTTGCTGCAGAAGAAGAACCTACGTTTCCGTTTTATACATCCAGGCTGGGAATCAGGGCAAGAGATATTCTTGAATTTTATGTAGATAAGATTGAAGGCAATGAAGACCGGTTTCAGTTAAAGATGCTGCATATCTTTTTGAATAAGGGAATTAAAGATGATATTTATTACTGGAGTGAACTGAATAAAGTAGTGAACCTGTATTGCCAATTAAAGAAGATTTGCCCTGAGCTCGATTCAATCAATATTGGCGGCGGATTTCCAATCAAACATTCACTTGGTTTTGAATATGATTACCAGTTCATGATTAATGAAATTACAGGAACCATAAAAAAGACCTGTAAAAAAGCCGGTGTACCTATGCCGAATATTTATACTGAGTTTGGCAGCTTTACTGTTGGTGAGAGCATGGCACATATCTATTCTGTGCTTGGTCAAAAAACACAGAACGACAGGGAAAACTGGTATATGATCGATTCTTCTTTTATTACTACTTTACCAGACACATGGGGGATTGGCGAAAAATTCTTAATGCTGCCAATCAACAAATGGGATAATGATTACCAGCGTGTGGTGCTTGGTGGTATTACCTGCGACAGTCATGATTATTATGATTCAGAAGAACATATTAATGAAGTGTTCCTGCCAAAGCTGAATGGCGAAAGCCCTGAATCTTTATATGTTGGATTTTTCCACACCGGCGCTTACCAGGATCAGATCAGCGGATACGGAGGTATTAAACACTGCATGATTCCATCGCCTAAACATATTATTGTTGGACAGGATAAGAACGGTAAACTGGTTGACTGGGTTTATGCAAAGGAACAAACGGCACAAAGTATGCTGAAGATTCTTGGATATTAA